The genomic interval ACGTGATGCTGCGATAATAAGATAGACGAAAAGAGGTTATGAAGCTTAAAGAATTTGACTGTCTAACATTAAAGAATATGATTGATTGTGAAAAGCCGCTGACGTGAGCAATGCCTCATGTACATCGTCCGCCGTCTTGCTTCAAATCAGCATGCACATGAGTAATTTATTGGGCATTTTAAGTCAAGAactaaaaaaaaagccaTGATCCCGGGCGGGATCGAACCGCCGACCTCCTGTGAAGACATTCAGGTGAATGTTAGACAGGTATGGTGACCAACTCCATCACGTGACCATTTTATGGAAAACATGGCGTTGGTGTTTAATATCTGTACTGCACTGTAACCATTGAACAGGTTACGTATAATTCTATAACTTACGTCTCTTCTATATCTTATTGTTCGTCCGTTGGGCGACTAATATCAGCGCTATTGTCCAACCTCAAGCTATTCCCATATTTTCATATTCTTTGATCGTTCCGAAAATGTTCAAAAAGCCTCTTGCTCACCAGTCGAACGCAACGCCAATACGTTCGTCGGCTCGTCGTCAGCTACTCTCTGCCATATTGGAACAatatccttctctcttACCCCAAGATGGGATGGACGACAATAGCAAGAAGGAATTGAACAAACTTATTCTTCCAGAAGGTGTGAGGACCGCTACATTCGAAACTAGTACTGGTTTGGAAGGTGTATGTAATATTAATAGTCGCTCGTCAATGTTTTTAGGCAGCTAATCTATCTTTCTTAGACATTCTGGCTGTCTCCTAATGGTGATCCGTTATGGATGACTCTCGGTCGAAACTCCAAGGAGTATATCCCAACATGTTCGTTGCTATTTGTTCATCTGCTCTGGCTGCTTATAATTGCTCCTTAGTGTCTCTCCTCGCATTGCCACTTCCCCGACCTCCTTTGCCAATTATCCAAATATATCATCCTCTGCCGCCGCCTATCCTCACTGGTGCCCCGTTGTTCATTCCTGCAGTTCGTAACATCGATAAACCCCACCGACTTCCTGCAGTAAAAAAGAATCAGCTTGTTGCCTTTGTCACATCACCCACAAAAGATGATAATGTCCATTATATTGGTGTTGGGCGGGTCGCTGCTGAAGGCGGAATGAAAGGCGCTTGGGAGCGAAGATTAGACCAtttgatggatggaggtgatcgggaggaagggaaatTTTCAGATATACTCTGTATTATCGACGATCAGTCAGTTTTTTGGCTTCCAGGATCGTTTTATGCCATACTAATGTCGTTGTCAAGCTTATGGGATCTTGGTTCAAAGCCCACACTGTCGACTTTCATCCTTCCACCACCCCACAACCCCCTAATAGCTCCCCCAGAAGGATCCGAACCGATTCCTaaatcttcatcaccacctGCAGTACAGCATCTGTCCATATCAGCGGAAGACGACGCGAAAGCATCAATGCCGGTCTCAACTTCGTTATCCCCCTCGGAaatatcctctcttctctctctctcccttctccaagcCCTCTCCGGTTTACAACCTTCTACATTCCCCATGTCTGCTTCTCTCCTGTACTCATCTCatattcttccttccagaCCGGCACACATACCTCAAGCAAAAAGAGACGAGGTAGTCATTGGCAAGTCTGAATGGAAAAGGTTGGCCAaatggatgaaagaagCGGGCAAGGAAGGTATAGTGAAAATCAAGGAAAGTAAGGGGGAAGTCACTGTTGTGAGGTTGGTCAATTGTCTGTTCATGCCATTCAAGATACTAATGATGACACTTACAGCTTCGACTCGCGACATCCATCTTTACAAGCCCATGTGGACTATATGACTATAGCACAGGAAGAAACTAAAGCCGCTAAAAAAGCTGCTCGGGAAGCAGCGTCGGACCAACCAACTAGCGGATGTAAGCAATCGCTTAACATCGAAGAGTTATGGAAACCTGCAGGCGGTGCTATTAGCTTCTGGGAAGCCTGTGGCATCCCCAAATCTGATTATCACTCCCCTTCTGCGCTTAAACAGGCTGTCGATGGATATATCACGTCTCATAACCTCCTGCACCCGACTAATCATAGATTCATCTtgcttgatgatgagctgGGGAGGGCTGTGGGTATCAAAAAGCCGGAGGCGGGCGAGAAAATGGCGAGGGATGAAATTATCAATAAGCTGAAGAACGGGGTCAGCTGGGTAGTGTCTATTGGCGGTACCATCAAGTAAGCGGTGCGCCACTTTTCACACCACAAACGCTAATACGCTGCTTCATAGGAAGGGTGCTTTGCAGCCAATAACCATGACAGTGAAATCTCGTGGGGGTCGTAGAACAGTCACACATGTCACAGGCCTGGAACTTTTTAACGTCGACATCGAGTCTTTCGCCGAAGACATGCGTAAGCGGTGCGCCGGAAGCGCCTCAATCCAGCCGAGAGAAGGGGTATCCCCGAAATTGGGCCTACAAGAGGTACTGGTGCAAGGTAGCCAACAGAAGTTGATCACGGAAGCCTTGGTCGAAAGAGGTGTGCcgaagagatggataatggatgagggagataagaaagggaagaagtaAAGTGGATAATGACCATGTATAGAATCATCTGCATTTATTTCTTGATTCTAAAACTTTCTATATTTCTTACAATTCATCACTTCTTGCCCCAACGGAACATTTTCCAAACCTTTCCTCTACTTTTCTTTGTTTCTCCAACTTCGCctgcatcatcttcaactgATAtagccttctttcctttttcttctttgacttgCTTCAAGACCGCCTTggtcttttctttttctgcaCTGGTACTGAAGAACCCCGCTAGCCCAACCCAGATATTAAGCCCGTGTAGAGGTGTGGAATGGGATGCTGGAGAGTCAATACGATCGGCCATCAGAGCCAACTGACGCGCTTCAGACTAATTGATGGTCAGCTGGTGCATGCCTAATGAGAGGTTAATGACTTGCGAAATCACGCCGAGATACGATAGCGCTCGGAGGAGGGGCTTCACCCTTCAACGCCCACGTCCAAGTCATGCTGGTTCTCACAGTTGTTGGTTCGTCTTCCACTGCACTCTCGGTttcactttcttcttcatcctcttcgtaCGACTTTTTCCCTTTGATCTTTTCCTTAATgatttccttcctcttctttgccttctcaGCCCTCATACTTTCCCTTATGACACCGTCAAGTCCTGTTCCAATCTTTTCTCCAGCCTTATGCGCCTGCAGTAAATTTCTCTCgcgcctcttcttcaccctttCTCCCGTTCTTCTGTACTTCTTATCCCAAAGCGTTTGCCCGTTGATGTATCGCATGGCAGGACCTTCTTTAATCTTACCGATCTCTTCACGGGGCATAGTAAGTGCTTGGATCTCGGACGGAGGAGTCAGAGGTCGTGTCACGCCGGTGTTGGAAACTCGTTCGCGGATCATATGATCCGTGAAAGGCTAGATGTGAATGTGTCAGCGACGCAGTTCATTGAAAGGTTGAGCGACACACGTTGTCTCCACGATAAATCCCCGGCCAGCCTgcttctcccttctttgctCTCGAGTCATTCAGCCCCGAgaatccttcttccccttcttctttcgcttcttcttctcgctttTCAAATTCCACGCTCTTCCCCTTATCCTTTTCCGTTTGATCACCGGCTCCAAAGGCGAAGCGGGGGCCTGTTTCGTCACCAAGGACTTGATCGCCGGTGGCGCTAGCAGTGGGAGTCATGGCTGTACTTTGTGGTCCGCTTCCGGAAGGGGTAGAACTTTCAGGGAGACTCGTTCCCCGACGAAGGGGTAGTATACCcacttcattcttcttctccttcattccaTCGACTTTTCCGTGGGTCGTTTCGAGTTCAACTGTCTCCTCGAAACATCGATCATTGTCGTGCATAGCGAGCCCAGACAAGCTTGGGATATCAGATAACAAAGGTTCTGTTCGACGCAAAGGCATGGAAGTAACTCCATGAGGACGTAGACTGGCTTGAGATGAACGAGGGGTAACTTGTAcgggggaagaagccatGGGAGCACCAAGAGTTTTATTGTGTTTCACTGGATCGGCTGGGTCGATGGGGGTGAAGAGAGTATTCGGAGTGGCAGGAGTAGATATCTCACTCTCTTCTGCAGCGTTCGAGTTTCTCCCCATGTAGAGGCTCCCAGGTGTACTCGGCGTCACGTATCTCGCAAAGCTCGCAATAGCTCGGAAACACCCTCTAGCTGCTGTGGTCATTGAAAAAAGCGGGAGGTCATGACACACCCCGTCGTAGACTTGAAGATGCACATTCGTTGGGCCGTAGCGCGATTCGATACCCTCGAGGGAAGGCAAAAGGGCGACGACGTCGGGTCGCAGAGGATGAGCCGACGGATTGGCTGCTTTGTGGGCCAAATAGATGATTTCGTCTCTCAACACTTCTTTATCACCACACATGATATACAACGGCGGTAAGCCGCCCAAATATCCCAAAACGGGAGACACCCATGGATGACACAATTGCGCATTTGTGGCGTAGATTTGAATCTGAGTATCGAGCACAACCTTCTCGTCTTTGACCTTCAAATAAAGAGGAGTGGTGCATTGGGCAAGGGTTGTGGGTCGTGTCTCATTAGGAGAAGGTGGTACTAAAGTGGAAAATAAGGATGCGGGATTGGCGAAAGAAGGATTGTGCGGGCCTTCTCTGGGAGCAGGATGAGCTTTCGGGtctgaaggagaggaagttGTCGGATGAAGCgtcgaggatggagaagtagACGGGTCAGATGCTTCTACACCGGTAGGGGCAGAAGCATGAACAGCATTGGGGCTTTCTATCCTGGAATCACCTCCGGCGTTTTCATGTCCCTCGTTAGCTTTGCCATGAGAACGTGCCGATATTCGCGATACAACCGAATACAGCTTATCTCCTTTGGTCCCTTCTGAATGGCTCTCTCTGGATTTTGCTTCCTTGTCATGATCACGAACGCGAGCGGCGGCTTCTTTGACTCTTGACCGTAAGCGAGACTGGACCGCCTGGGTCACGgtaggaggaggcggaggccAGAGAGACGACGGTTTCTATGGCACGTTAGATCAAGATATGACATTCCATAAGCAGGCGCTTACGTGTATGAAACTATATGGTGGAACAATATCCTGTTATTGGTTTTTCTATGAGCATAGAGGTCTAAATCATGGCTATACTTACAGTGGCTGTGTTCTGCAAGATGCTTGGGAAACTATGGGTTAAATCTGACCAGGGACTCAGCAAAGCCGCACCTGCAGGTAGCTCCAGGCCTGGTGTATCTCTCAAGATCTGCAGCAACGCCAAACAAAGTCCGCCGCCCGCAGAGTCTCCGGCCAGCACGATGGACTTAGGGTCGACTGGGCGATGC from Cryptococcus neoformans var. neoformans B-3501A chromosome 9, whole genome shotgun sequence carries:
- a CDS encoding hypothetical protein (HMMPfam hit to SUI1, Translation initiation factor SUI1, score: 38.9, E(): 1.4e-08); protein product: MFKKPLAHQSNATPIRSSARRQLLSAILEQYPSLLPQDGMDDNSKKELNKLILPEGVRTATFETSTGLEGTFWLSPNGDPLWMTLGRNSKEYIPTLSLLALPLPRPPLPIIQIYHPLPPPILTGAPLFIPAVRNIDKPHRLPAVKKNQLVAFVTSPTKDDNVHYIGVGRVAAEGGMKGAWERRLDHLMDGGDREEGKFSDILCIIDDHLWDLGSKPTLSTFILPPPHNPLIAPPEGSEPIPKSSSPPAVQHLSISAEDDAKASMPVSTSLSPSEISSLLSLSLLQALSGLQPSTFPMSASLLYSSHILPSRPAHIPQAKRDEVVIGKSEWKRLAKWMKEAGKEGIVKIKESKGEVTVVRLVNCLFDSRHPSLQAHVDYMTIAQEETKAAKKAAREAASDQPTSGCKQSLNIEELWKPAGGAISFWEACGIPKSDYHSPSALKQAVDGYITSHNLLHPTNHRFILLDDELGRAVGIKKPEAGEKMARDEIINKLKNGVSWVVSIGGTIKKGALQPITMTVKSRGGRRTVTHVTGLELFNVDIESFAEDMRKRCAGSASIQPREGVSPKLGLQEVLVQGSQQKLITEALVERGVPKRWIMDEGDKKGKK